In Labilibaculum sp. DW002, one DNA window encodes the following:
- a CDS encoding FAD-dependent oxidoreductase, producing MIIENFKKEKRSNRTVNIIADFVVIGGGLSGVCAAITAARKGVKTILVQDRPVLGGNASSEVRLWALGATSHMGNNNRWSREGGIIDEIMVENVYRNKEGNPIIFDTVLLEKVSNEKNITLLLNTAVFSIEKTDAKNIKSIQAFNSQNSTNYTISAPLFCDASGDGIVAFQAGASFRIGAESKEEFGELFAPDKSYGQLLGHSMFFYTKEVDHPVKYVAPSYALKDITQIPRHKIIRKDMTGCNFWWFEYGGRLDTIHETEEIKWELSKVIFGVWDYIKNSGEFEGVENLTLEWVGNVPGKRESRRFEGLYMMKQQDILEQQSFDDAIAYGGWALDLHPADGIYSELSGCTQWHSKGVYDIPYRSFVSKDIDNLFLAGRIISSSHVAFGSTRVMVTCGFGAQAVGMAASICKEDNLLPAQILENGKIRKLQNELNCTGQSILNVPIDSASNLVNQANISASSSVKLSEITANGNWLKLDVSAAQLLPLKANQKYGFKVEIKAVESTQLEVQLRRSEIASNYTPEIILESQTITVDKGIQTVAFTFNASVEEDLYGFITFMANKKVSIRESKTLMSGVMTVFNGVNEKVSNDGSQRPPKGIGVDEFEFWIPNRRPQGKNIAMEISPAIEAFEVKNIGNGYTRPWLSANAWVADLADDKPSLRIEWDEVKSISEIKLFFDTDFDHAMETVQFGHPEDVMPFCVQDYTISTLEEEVIKKVSGNYQTINSIKLDTEVKTQGLVIEVQHPSDNVPAAIFEVLIG from the coding sequence ATGATAATCGAGAATTTCAAAAAGGAAAAACGATCAAATAGAACCGTAAATATAATTGCTGACTTTGTTGTTATTGGAGGCGGCTTATCTGGAGTGTGTGCGGCAATTACAGCTGCACGAAAAGGAGTTAAAACAATTCTTGTTCAAGATCGACCTGTATTGGGTGGTAATGCTTCATCCGAAGTTCGCCTTTGGGCTTTAGGAGCAACATCGCACATGGGCAATAACAACCGATGGTCGCGCGAAGGTGGCATTATCGATGAAATTATGGTAGAGAATGTGTATCGAAATAAAGAAGGGAATCCCATCATTTTTGATACCGTTTTATTGGAAAAGGTGAGCAATGAAAAAAACATTACTTTATTGTTAAACACTGCTGTTTTTAGCATTGAAAAAACAGATGCCAAAAACATTAAGAGTATTCAGGCTTTTAACAGTCAAAACTCTACCAATTATACCATTTCTGCTCCCCTATTTTGTGATGCTTCAGGTGATGGGATTGTTGCTTTTCAAGCAGGTGCCAGCTTTAGAATCGGTGCAGAATCAAAAGAAGAATTTGGCGAATTATTTGCCCCGGATAAATCTTACGGTCAACTATTAGGACACTCCATGTTCTTTTACACTAAGGAGGTGGATCATCCTGTAAAATATGTAGCTCCATCCTATGCTCTAAAAGATATTACCCAGATACCTCGCCACAAAATCATCCGCAAAGATATGACAGGATGTAATTTCTGGTGGTTTGAATATGGTGGTCGTTTGGATACGATTCATGAAACTGAAGAGATCAAATGGGAACTTTCGAAGGTAATTTTTGGCGTTTGGGATTACATCAAAAATTCTGGGGAATTTGAAGGTGTAGAAAACCTAACCTTGGAGTGGGTTGGAAATGTTCCTGGAAAACGTGAAAGTCGTCGCTTTGAAGGTTTGTATATGATGAAGCAGCAAGATATACTTGAACAGCAAAGTTTTGATGATGCAATTGCATATGGCGGTTGGGCATTGGACTTACACCCTGCTGATGGTATTTATAGTGAGTTATCTGGTTGTACACAATGGCACTCAAAAGGAGTTTACGATATTCCTTACCGAAGTTTTGTAAGTAAAGATATTGACAACCTGTTCTTGGCAGGAAGAATTATCAGTTCATCGCATGTGGCCTTTGGTTCTACGCGTGTTATGGTGACTTGCGGTTTTGGAGCACAGGCTGTTGGTATGGCAGCTTCTATTTGTAAAGAGGATAATTTATTACCAGCTCAAATTCTTGAAAACGGAAAAATTAGAAAACTCCAGAATGAGCTAAATTGTACTGGTCAAAGTATATTAAATGTACCTATTGATTCAGCAAGTAATTTGGTTAATCAGGCTAATATTTCAGCATCATCAAGTGTAAAGCTATCAGAAATAACAGCTAATGGCAATTGGCTAAAGTTAGATGTTTCTGCGGCACAACTATTACCTTTAAAGGCGAATCAGAAATATGGATTTAAGGTGGAGATTAAAGCAGTTGAAAGCACGCAGCTAGAGGTTCAGCTCAGACGTTCTGAAATTGCAAGTAACTATACCCCAGAAATAATTCTTGAGTCACAAACTATTACAGTTGACAAAGGAATACAGACTGTAGCATTTACATTTAATGCTTCTGTTGAGGAAGATTTATATGGCTTTATAACTTTTATGGCCAACAAAAAAGTGAGTATTCGCGAAAGCAAGACTTTAATGAGTGGTGTGATGACCGTATTCAACGGTGTAAACGAAAAAGTATCGAATGACGGAAGCCAAAGACCTCCAAAAGGGATTGGTGTAGATGAATTCGAGTTTTGGATTCCCAATCGTCGTCCTCAAGGTAAAAATATCGCTATGGAAATTTCCCCTGCAATCGAAGCTTTTGAAGTGAAAAATATCGGGAATGGATATACCCGCCCTTGGCTTTCGGCGAATGCGTGGGTGGCTGATTTAGCTGATGATAAACCAAGTTTACGTATAGAATGGGATGAAGTTAAAAGTATCTCTGAAATAAAACTATTCTTTGATACAGACTTCGATCATGCAATGGAAACAGTGCAATTTGGTCACCCTGAAGATGTAATGCCATTTTGTGTGCAAGATTATACGATCTCAACTCTGGAAGAAGAGGTGATTAAGAAAGTGTCGGGTAACTATCAAACTATTAATAGCATTAAACTGGATACTGAAGTAAAAACTCAAGGTTTAGTTATTGAAGTACAACATCCTTCAGATAATGTGCCAGCAGCTATTTTTGAAGTATTGATTGGATAA
- a CDS encoding sodium:solute symporter family protein: MGNIDLTVIIVFTALVFICGVSFSKSGKNMKSFFAAGGALPWWMSGLSLFMSFFSAGTFVVWGSIAYQSGWVAISIQWTMCIAGLIIGFFIAPKWQKTKALTAAEFIANRLGYKVQKLYTYLFLAISMFTTGAFLYPVAKIVEVSTNIPISASIIFLGVLILIYTAVGGLWAVIVTDVLQFVVLTAAVLIVVPLSFKHIGGVPAFIDNAPDNFFNLVNDEYSPGFLVAFGLYNLFFIAGNWAYVQRYTSVSTPRDAKKVGWLFGALYAISPLIWMLPPMIYRIVNPDLNGLADEGAYLLMCKEVLPIGMLGLMLGGMVFATSSSVNTTLNISAGVLSNDVYKHFFPNTPDDKLVKVGRISTAALGIITIIVALLVPYMGGIVEVVMTLAALTGGAMFLPPIWALFSKVHTGKTVLGTTIISLSINAFFKFAVPKIWDFSLSRAVEMAIGVGIPIVLMATYEIYAAIRRVDTSHFTTYEKEVSLIAPTETDEGGNKRGARVIGVGIGSTGLLIITLAIISLQHLVLVGGMGALVLTAGLFIYIKNLEKR, from the coding sequence ATGGGAAATATCGATTTAACTGTTATTATTGTTTTTACCGCCTTGGTATTTATTTGTGGGGTCAGTTTTTCCAAATCAGGAAAAAATATGAAGTCTTTTTTTGCAGCTGGAGGCGCATTACCCTGGTGGATGAGCGGACTGTCATTATTTATGAGTTTCTTTTCGGCAGGCACCTTCGTAGTTTGGGGATCTATAGCTTACCAAAGTGGATGGGTGGCCATTTCCATTCAATGGACAATGTGTATTGCTGGCTTAATTATCGGGTTTTTTATTGCTCCCAAATGGCAAAAAACCAAAGCGTTAACCGCTGCAGAGTTTATTGCAAACCGCTTAGGCTATAAAGTTCAAAAGCTATATACCTACTTATTTCTTGCAATTTCGATGTTTACCACGGGAGCTTTCTTATATCCTGTGGCAAAAATTGTGGAAGTATCAACAAATATACCCATTTCAGCAAGTATCATCTTTTTGGGAGTTCTTATTTTAATATATACTGCAGTTGGAGGTTTATGGGCAGTTATTGTTACCGATGTGCTTCAGTTTGTAGTACTAACTGCGGCAGTATTAATTGTTGTCCCCTTATCATTCAAACATATTGGAGGTGTTCCGGCATTTATCGATAATGCACCAGACAACTTTTTTAATCTTGTCAACGATGAATATTCTCCAGGTTTTTTGGTAGCCTTTGGTTTGTATAATCTATTTTTTATTGCCGGAAATTGGGCTTACGTTCAGCGATATACTAGTGTGTCTACCCCTAGGGATGCCAAGAAAGTAGGATGGTTATTCGGAGCCTTATATGCCATTAGCCCATTAATATGGATGCTTCCTCCAATGATATATCGAATTGTAAATCCGGACTTAAATGGATTGGCGGATGAAGGAGCTTATCTTCTTATGTGCAAAGAAGTATTACCAATTGGTATGCTAGGCCTTATGTTGGGCGGAATGGTCTTTGCGACTTCTAGCTCTGTGAATACAACCCTGAATATTTCTGCGGGAGTTTTAAGTAATGATGTATACAAGCACTTCTTTCCAAACACTCCAGACGATAAACTTGTGAAAGTAGGTCGAATTTCGACTGCAGCTTTAGGTATAATTACAATCATTGTAGCACTTTTGGTTCCATATATGGGCGGTATTGTTGAGGTCGTAATGACTTTAGCTGCTTTAACTGGAGGAGCCATGTTTCTGCCTCCAATATGGGCTTTATTTTCTAAAGTTCACACAGGAAAAACAGTGCTAGGTACAACGATAATTAGTCTAAGCATAAATGCATTTTTTAAATTTGCTGTACCGAAAATTTGGGATTTCTCATTAAGCAGAGCCGTTGAAATGGCAATTGGTGTTGGTATACCCATTGTATTAATGGCAACCTATGAGATTTATGCTGCAATTAGAAGAGTAGATACTTCTCATTTTACAACCTATGAAAAGGAAGTAAGCTTAATTGCTCCAACAGAAACAGACGAAGGAGGAAACAAACGCGGTGCACGAGTAATTGGAGTAGGCATTGGCTCGACTGGCCTACTTATAATTACCCTTGCTATTATAAGTCTACAACATCTAGTATTGGTGGGTGGTATGGGAGCCTTAGTACTTACCGCAGGTTTGTTTATTTACATCAAAAATTTAGAAAAAAGATAG
- a CDS encoding LacI family DNA-binding transcriptional regulator, which produces MKQITIKDVAKKLKCSVSTVSRAFNDKYDIRTETRELILKTATEMGYRPNPIARKLIQQRSFNIGVVVPEFINSFFPEVIIGAQEVLHEQGYQVLIMQSNESSELELKNVQTLLNNMVDGILISLSSETDNMDFYLNAIKEKMPMVFFNRVVEGLPASKVLFDDYKWAFFATEHLIMQGYKDIVHLIGSKDLTLTKNRTKGFEDAHRKHKLSPGKSEVAGFSMNSGECFIEKRIEENSLPQAILASSDPCAIGVMKILKANGFNVPNDIAVMGFSESKLAEHVAPPLSSVEQPTYDMGRTAALLLLEQIKNKGLFVPQSIVLNGRLNIRESSMKL; this is translated from the coding sequence ATGAAGCAGATAACCATAAAAGATGTAGCTAAAAAACTAAAGTGTTCTGTGTCTACCGTTTCGCGTGCTTTTAACGACAAGTATGATATTAGGACCGAAACCCGTGAGTTAATTTTAAAAACTGCAACTGAAATGGGTTACCGGCCCAATCCAATTGCCCGAAAACTTATTCAGCAGCGCTCTTTTAATATTGGTGTTGTAGTTCCGGAATTCATAAATAGCTTTTTCCCTGAAGTTATTATTGGAGCTCAAGAAGTATTACACGAGCAAGGATATCAGGTCCTAATCATGCAGTCTAATGAGTCTTCTGAGTTAGAATTGAAGAATGTACAGACGCTTCTTAATAATATGGTAGATGGGATTCTTATTTCTTTGTCTTCCGAAACAGATAATATGGATTTCTATCTTAATGCCATAAAAGAAAAAATGCCAATGGTATTTTTTAATCGTGTTGTTGAAGGACTTCCTGCATCTAAGGTATTATTTGATGATTATAAATGGGCTTTTTTTGCAACAGAGCATTTAATCATGCAAGGCTACAAAGATATAGTTCATTTAATTGGGTCTAAGGATTTAACCTTAACCAAAAATAGAACAAAGGGCTTTGAAGATGCCCATCGCAAGCATAAATTATCTCCAGGGAAATCTGAGGTAGCAGGTTTTTCGATGAATTCTGGTGAATGTTTTATTGAAAAGCGGATTGAAGAAAATTCTTTACCTCAGGCTATATTAGCTTCCAGTGACCCATGTGCAATTGGAGTGATGAAAATATTAAAAGCCAATGGTTTTAATGTTCCCAATGATATTGCCGTAATGGGTTTTTCAGAATCGAAGCTTGCCGAACATGTGGCACCACCCTTAAGTTCTGTTGAACAGCCAACCTATGATATGGGACGTACTGCTGCCCTACTTTTGTTAGAGCAAATTAAGAACAAAGGCCTATTTGTTCCTCAATCAATTGTATTGAACGGGAGGCTGAATATAAGGGAATCATCAATGAAGTTGTAA
- a CDS encoding YkgJ family cysteine cluster protein, translated as MQINKLTSQNILPLTCSRTGTCCQAKLVMLNPWEVFHLAKEKKNTPRKFRDQCCDFGGIRLKFDGKVGYKEQQACSLYIDNFGCSVHLGRPLACRLYPLGRQMQSEEIHYMYQGDEFPCLEPCPEVVDLPQLSVGEYLQGQKTDSFEKAQDAYLEVMQNLADMAFELLLDTGLAESGDKKTLVLWRKMGSELPEELTERIGQEWVDCLMIPEISDNDSIAFVTKHNELLQLKAQEKFGTSQTHQELHEASVTIMGVALHLARGLGANPKELSELWIDIAKNNGAQE; from the coding sequence ATGCAAATAAATAAACTTACTAGTCAAAATATATTACCGCTTACCTGCTCACGAACCGGAACTTGCTGCCAAGCAAAATTGGTGATGCTTAACCCTTGGGAGGTGTTTCATCTTGCCAAAGAGAAAAAGAATACGCCAAGAAAATTTCGTGATCAGTGTTGCGATTTTGGTGGCATTCGTTTAAAGTTTGATGGGAAAGTAGGCTATAAAGAGCAACAAGCTTGTTCACTGTATATCGATAATTTTGGTTGTTCTGTACATTTAGGACGCCCATTAGCTTGTCGCTTATACCCACTGGGCCGCCAAATGCAAAGTGAAGAAATTCATTATATGTATCAAGGCGACGAATTTCCATGTTTGGAACCCTGCCCGGAGGTTGTCGATTTACCTCAATTGAGTGTTGGTGAATACCTTCAAGGTCAAAAGACAGATAGCTTTGAAAAGGCTCAAGATGCTTATCTAGAAGTGATGCAGAATTTGGCTGATATGGCATTTGAGCTATTGCTTGATACAGGCTTGGCTGAATCTGGAGATAAGAAAACATTAGTATTGTGGAGAAAAATGGGTAGCGAGCTTCCTGAAGAATTGACGGAGAGAATTGGACAGGAGTGGGTAGACTGTTTGATGATTCCTGAAATTTCAGATAATGATTCTATTGCATTTGTTACAAAGCATAACGAACTACTCCAATTGAAGGCACAAGAAAAATTTGGAACCTCACAAACGCATCAGGAATTGCACGAAGCTTCAGTTACGATAATGGGAGTAGCCTTACATTTGGCTCGTGGTTTGGGAGCAAATCCAAAAGAACTTTCAGAACTCTGGATAGATATTGCAAAGAATAACGGGGCTCAGGAATAA
- the gloA gene encoding lactoylglutathione lyase — MNYKLEHACIRVMDLDKSVDFYKKALSLEEVKRRDYPDYKFTLVYLSDENRNFEIELTYNYDTEKPYEMGNGFSHFALTVSDLEESYEFHKNMGLETTDLKGLPGEKPKYYFITDPDGYKIEIIRS; from the coding sequence ATGAACTACAAATTAGAACATGCTTGTATCAGAGTAATGGATTTAGACAAGTCAGTAGATTTTTATAAAAAAGCATTGTCTTTAGAGGAAGTAAAAAGACGGGATTATCCTGATTATAAGTTTACCCTCGTGTATCTTAGCGATGAAAATAGAAATTTTGAAATAGAGCTTACGTATAATTATGATACCGAAAAGCCCTATGAAATGGGAAATGGTTTTAGTCATTTTGCTTTGACAGTTAGTGATTTAGAAGAGTCCTATGAATTTCATAAAAATATGGGACTCGAAACAACAGACCTTAAAGGCTTGCCAGGCGAAAAACCTAAATACTATTTCATTACAGATCCTGATGGATATAAGATTGAGATTATAAGAAGCTAA